The region TTAATATACTCTTCTTTTATTTGCTTTATTCTCTCTGGCCTGATCAACTCCGAAAGACTTTCTTTTTGGTTCCAATTATAGCCATCTTTCTCATACTCTAGTGCCTTTTGAAAAAGCTCAGGATGTTGCTCATATAGCCATACCCATTCGATTTTTTGTTGAAAAAAGCAGAAGTAGCAGCCAGAGCGGCTGCGGGAATATTGACCTTTTTTCCCACCTACTTCAAACTCTACTTTCTTATAATATGAAGGTACACCTACACCACTCTCCTCTAAAATTCTGAAAACATCATCACGTACAATCACCTCTTCATTCTCAAGCAGTGGAAAGTCGCTTTCCTTTGCTAATGGGTAACTTGTAGTCTTTAAGAATTCGAATATGAGGTAATTAGTCTCCTTAACTCCTTGACTAAATAATTCTGCGAGCTTACTCTGCTGATTATAGCGAGGAGTAACTTCTTTGGCTAGAACATCTATAAAGTCAGCTTTTTTCTTCTCTAGATCTACAACATCAGCAAGTGCAATAGCTTTTTCTATCTCAAATTTCAGAAATTTAGATATAACATCTTCACTCCAAATATTTTGGCGGTATGGGAATATCGATTGAATATTTGTACGTCTTGAGATATACCCTTCTCGGTCTTCATCACCTCGTATACCAACATATGACACTACAAGATCTTCCCCAACATACTTTTCAAAAGGCTCAAGCTTAAGCTTCTTCGTACACCATCTAGACATCGACGAAGGCAGATATCCTCCGTAAGATTGCAGGAAGTGATCAAATGGGTCCAAATGACTGCCTTCAGCACCCTTTAATATTTGAATTGGTTTCCCTAGGTAAATCTTTAGATTCTCAATTAACTGATACGTTTCATCAAGCTCTTTACCAGTATCACTTGTATAGTATTCTATATCAAGGTTAGGATATTTATCCTTCATATAGATAGCTAAAGCTGCGCTATCTTTTCCCCCCGATATTCCTAATACATGTCTTATTTTAGCCATTCTGAATCAACTCTTTTAGTAGTTTAGCTAAAGCAGCTATATTGACTCTTGAGTCACTTGACAGAGATTTCTTAAATGTCTCCTTTACCTCATTTATCTCTGATGCTTTATCCTTTGGTAATCTAACTAAACTCTTCTTTATACCATCAACAAAAGTATTAAACTGTATACCTAATACTTCTTCTTTTTCATCGTTTATATCTTGTTTAGAAATCTCTGTTAAGCTATCTAGTTCTAGAATCAGAGATCCAAACTTATTATATAGCTGTATCTCCTCCTTATCGCTTATAGTATCTAGAGGTTTGCCTACTACTGCTTGGCAAAGAGACTCTAACCAAGCTTTTCTATCATCTATTTCTGAGCCTAATCGTTGCACGAAAGTCTTTTGATAACCGACTAGCATGTACTTCTTTAGCTGCTTAAATCTCTTTTGCAGGTGCTCTTTATATTCTTTAAAAGTTAAGCTGTCCCCGACTACCTCATTTTGTATGTATTCTTCAATCCTGTTTAATAATCGATCATAGCTTGTTCTTAATTCAGTAATAGCCTCTTGTAACTTTGGAACATACTGATCTAATGAGGACGCATTCTCTTGTAACTGCTGTGTTGACACACCGAGTGCTGCTGGGAACGCAACAAAAAAAGTTTCTTCAGGATCTTTCGATTTTATGATTGCCTCTCTTATTGCCAAAGCTTCCTTTGTTAATCTTTTCGTATTCTTAGAGTACTCTGGAAGCTGCTTATAGAAAACAAGGAAAGGCTTAATCGTTTCTATGAATGCCTGGTTTGAAAATATTTCTCTAGTTTCCTGATTTAAGAGCTCTCTATAACTATTGAACAGGTTTAGTTTTACTCCTTCTAAATCAAATGCTTTTATCCAATAGTCTTGAGGGTCTTTGGAAATTAATTCGAGGTTCTTTTCTGTAAGTTCAGGTATATAACCATCCTTGCCAAAAAGCGCAAAGTCATGCCTTTTCAAAAACAAGAATACTGGGACCCACAATGAAATTAAGCCTTCTTTTAACTTAAAAGGTTTTCTACCTAATTTCTCGACCAACCCCTGTAAATTTGTCTTTTCTTTCTTTGCTGTTTCTAAGAAGGCAAGACTGTGATTCCAAACGGCTTTAAAGGAAGAGTCAGCAGCAATGTTAACTTCTTTCCCTCCTGGTTCTAGCCCATTAACTTTTAGCAGAGTTATGTATATAGTTTTCTCAGGGGGAAACTTACCTTGAGCAAATGCTTGTTCAACGTCAATATAATGTTGTACTAGAGCCTCAAAGAGGTTCTTCTTTGCTGTATGTATGGCAGTCGAAACTCTATGCTTGTTAACTAGCTCATTCTTAAAAACAGGAGCACTTTTATATACTTGTTCAGAAATATCTGATAGTAATGAGTTGAACTGTTTCTTGGAGCTTGGCCTAACTTTTTGTCCATCCCAATACCAAATTATATCGGAGTTTTTACTATATAGATTATCAACCAAGTAGTGGTTTAAAAGCTTCTTCTGATGCTCAATGATACCGCTTAGCTCGCGCTTCGCCACTCTATCACCTTCATTCTCTTCTAGCACCTTCTTACTCTTCTCAATATCTAGAAGCAGTTTCTTTATATCAGCAGAGTTTTGATAGTAAGCGTACAGAATAGCTTCTTTTTGGTTTGCTGAAACTTCTTGAAGTTCTTCAATGCTTAGGGATTCATTGAATATAAGATTTATGAAGCCATCAACTTCTCCTTTTGGCTGGATATCAATAGGAGAATCAGATATAACAAATTCAAAAGCTCTCGGAGTACCTTTTTTATAAGATTCAGCTTTAGCTAAGACAGGTGGTAATAAAATATACTTTTCTAGTGCTGATTTTATGTTTTTGATATCACTTACTTTTCCAACTGCTTCCTTCATTGCAGCTTGGATATCTAGGTCAGTACCCCCAAAAAGAATGTATCTTTGGCTATAATTGCGGAAGAATATGATCTTCTTTGTTTCTAAACTATTTAAAAGCTCATCCGCGTTCGAAATTCCAAGGCTTAAGGAAGCATAGCTTGTCCAGAAGTTTCTATCTAAAACTGCACCAGAGGCTGCAAACACATTTACTAGACCAATAGCTTTTATTAACTTTATATAAGCTGCTAGGTCAGTTATCAATTCTCTCTCTACAATTTCTATAGAAGACTTTATTGAAGCCCAAGCTGCAAAGTCATCATTAAACCTCGACGTTAAATACGAATAGAAATTGAAGTGTAAGTAGTCATACACATTAGCTAAATTGTAGAAAGGATCTTGTACTGTCCTGTGGTGTGCGAGGCTAGTATGGTCCGTACTTTCAAGAAAAGAAAACAAAGACCTCTCATTTTGTCCGTAACGCTGTAGTGCGAGCGTTAGCACATTAGCTGATATTAAATCCAAAGGATATACCTTAGAATTTAATTCTTTACTAAAGCCTTCATTATAGTTAAAGGCTTTAGATTCTAAGAAGAGATCAAAAGAGCGTACAAGGCTGTTCTCATTAGTTTTAGTTGTTCTTACTTCAGCTATGTGCTCAGAGGCTAAGTAGAGTAACTGCTCAACAGGCTCATTGAAAGTCACATCTCTGAACCTTCCTTTAACTTTTGTCCACTCCTGCCTTTGTGAATCAGTTAATTCATATCCATAGCTTTCGAAGCTTTGGTGAATCGTTGTTATGAGCACAAAGTTATACTTTGTGTCATTTGCAAGTTCAGCTAACTGTTGAACAAAGTATAGTTCTCGCCCTGGATTATTTTGCGCAGCATATTCAAGAAGCTTACCAAATTCGTCAATCACAATAAATAGCAACGGCTGACTACCTAAGCCTTTGTAGAAGCTAACTAACTCCGTAAGAATGTTATCAGTAACATCTGTATCAACAGGTATATTTAGCTTGTTAGCAAAGGTCTCAATAATGCTCTTGTAAGAACCTACAATTTTGAGTGTCCCAAAGTTTTGGCCCTTTATGAAGGGCACGCTAAAGTAAGGCTTAGTGCCTTTCAAGCTTTGCTCAAGCGCAAGAAGAAAAGAAGATTTACCGGTGCCGTAAGAACCAATTAAATTAAATGAACGAACTCCATTTCTAAAGTCCTCAATAATTTGGCTTACTGTACGCTTGGCGTTAGGTGTAGGTATATATGTAACTTCTCTATCAATATCACGAATGATGTTGATAGAGGGGGTGTAATTATTTCTCATAATAAGAAGTAAGCATATCTATCGGATCAACTTTTCTCTTAAACTGTAATTCTTTGATACCTGCGTGATCAGTATAGATGATATCTGAAGAGTACTTTTCTTGAGCTTCCTGTATTTTTGACACAAGGCCAGCTCGGCTTAATGCAAATATATTTCCAGGACTATTAAAATCATTCTCAAGCGCTGGTAAGCTTATAGAAGAGCTGTAATTAGGGTTATCAAGTATAGAGTAAAGTAAAATTTCTACAGGTAAATTCTCTCTCTCTGTATTATTAATAAAAAGGACTTGTCTCGTCTTCTTCCTTGTTTTATCGGTATCATAGCTTTCTTCTTTTTGTACAGTACCTACTAAGTGCAAGTCAGTAAGTACACCTATAAAACTATCATCAAAATTCTTAAAGTCTTCTGCAGAAGACACATACATCTTCTTGAAGATATCAAAGTCATTTTGGATTGTATTAGAGTTAAAATTGAGACCAGAAACCACTTCTGATTTTCTCTTGATGAAAGCTTCATAGTTATCAGAGTTAAACTCCTGCCTTTCCTTTCTAAACTCATTAAATATCAAAGAATAGGTAGAAGCGAAACTTGTCTTAACTAAAAGGTAGTGTAACAGCCAAAGGCTAGCATCATCTTCCAAGTACTCATCAAACCCATTATCGTTCAATAAAAGCTCCCCAACTTCTGTTATTTGGTCTTGAGCGTCTGTTATACCAAAAGCCTTAAGCCAAAATCGAATAGAAGCAACCATGTTCTTACCTACCCCTAACTCAATTACAGCATCCTCATCTGTAAATAGCTTGTTTAATTTTAAGTAATCGTATCCTTTCTTAAGCCATAGCTGCCTGCACTGAAACTTTTCGTGTCCTGAGAAAGTGTACTTTGTTTGTAAATCTTGTTCTATAATCATATCTAAACGAGCCTGAATTTAAAGGCTGAAGAAACTATCAAAGATACAAATACTATATATAGATGCCTATTGAATAGCATTTAAAAACACTAATTACATTAGCATTAACTCTAACAATAGTTAACACAAAAGAAATAGGTTAACTGGTGAATGCAACAACACCTGCACTACTTATGCTTTTTTTAGTTATATTTCTTCTTCAGTACCCTCATGTCCTCCCCCACCTTCACATCCAGTATTTTGGCATAGTGCTGCGTGGTTCTCAGGTTCGTGTGCCCCAACATCTTCGACACGCTCTCCATCGGCACCCCATTGAGCAGCGTGACGGTGGTGGCAAAGGTGTGGCGGGCGGTGTGGAAGGTCATCTGCTTTTGAACCCCGCACAGGGCGGAGATCTCCTTTAAGTAAGCGTTCATCTTCTGGTTGCTCGGCACCGGCAGCACCCTCCCTTCATGAAGGCACTGCGGATGCAGTCTGTATTTATTGATGATCCGAAGAGCTGTTGGCAGCAGGGGAATCCGGGAAGGTGTATCCGTTTTCTGTCTCCTCTTATAAATCCATTGCTCCCCGTCTATACCCTTTTGCAAGTCCGTGTGCCTTAGCTTCTGCACGTCCACGTAGGCAAGGCCAGTGAAGCAGCTAAACAGGAAGATATCCCGCACTTGCGCCAGGCGTTCTGTAGGGAACTCTTTTTCCGCCAGCCGCTGCAGCTCCTCTTCTGAGAGGAACACCCGCTCCACGGTCTTTATCTTTGATTTATAGTTTGCGAAGGGATCCGAGGAAATCCACCCATTGGCCAGGCAGATACGGATGATCTTGCCGAAGTTCTTGATGTACTTGACGGCCGTATTGTTGGAGCACTTGCGTACGCTGCGCAGGTAGAACTCGTAGTCGGTGACAAAGGCATGGTCAACGTCCTTGATCTCCATGTCCTCCACCCCGTACTTCCATTGCATAAACTCCTGCGTATGTTTCAGCGAAGTAGTATAGCGCTCCAGGGTACCGGGGGCAAACTCATCCCCGACCAGTGCCGCTACTTTGCTGTTGTGCTCGGAGAAGACCTCCACCAGCGTCTTGCCCTTCTCTACTTTCCCCAGAAACTTGTTCTTGATGGCCTCCGCCGTCAGCGGCAGTCCTGCCTCTACGAGTTGGCGGTGTGCCTCGTACACCTTCGCCTGCAGGTTGTCCAGGTAGGCGTTCAATGACTTTGCCGCTGCCTTGGTGCCTATGGCGCGACCCACGGAGGAAATCCACCTCTCTGGCTCAACAGACCTGCTTGTGGTTAATTCAGCCCGCTTGCCAGCCACAGTGACACGCAGGTAGATCGGCACGGGGCCTGTTTGGTAGTTCTTTGGTTTCTTCAGATAGAAGAGGAGACTGAAATTGATACTCATAACAGTGACTTAAAAGGTTAAACAAATGTAGCCTTGCAGTCAACCGCAGTCAAGATGTACAACTTCCGTACACCCTGTTTATCAATCTGTTACACCTCTATTCGGTGAGTCATTGGAGGCGTTTGAGGAACTCACCGGACAACTCACCTAAACTATTGGAAAAGGTGTAAAATTTAGGAGTCCGGTAAAAACAAAAAAGCCTGCAAACTCTTGATTTGCAGGCTTTTAGCTGATTTTGGTATTCCTACCAGCAGAGAGTGAGGGATTCGAACCCCCGGACCTGTTACAGTCAACGGTTTTCAAGACCGCCGCGTTCGACCACTCCGCCAACTCTCTGTCTTAATTCGTGTACAAAAGTAGGGCACTGCCCCGAACTTTCAAAACTATACGTCAAAATTTTTCTTCAGTTTAGAGCAGGTATGCTCAACACATTGATCCTCAAATTAAAAATTTTCTATTCCGGCATTTCCTGCATGCACAAGTATAAACCTTATGCTTTTATACTTGCCATTTTACCTGAATGGGTGGTGGGGGTGCGTACCAGGCGCTTTGTGACCGTATCGATGCTGACGTTGATCTCGAAGCCAAGTATGAGGATCATGGAAACGAAGTCGAGCCAGATCATCAAACCGATCAGGGCGCCCATGGAGCCGTAGAACTTGTTGTAGGTGTCGAAAGCGCTGATGTAGAGCGAAAAGGCCATCGACACCAGGAAGATCAGCACCGTGGCCACCACCGCTCCTGCCGAGAAGAAGGGCCATTTATCCTCTATGGCCGGCACAAAATAGTAGATAAGCGAGGTAGCCAGCAGGAAGAGCAGCACAATAGCCACATACTTGAGAATCACCAGCAAGGTATACGTATAGCTCTCCGTCACCACCTCATAAAACACCAATACATCCAGTATCCACTGCCCAAAAAAGATAGCGGCCACCGCCGTCAGCAAGATCATACTGAGCACGACGGTAAGTATGGTAGCGATCAGGCGTTTACGCAGGTAAGTGCGTTTGTAGAAAGTATGGTACTTCTTGTCGAAGGCATCCATCAAAGACATAATGCCGTTGGTGGACAGCACCAGCGCGAACAGGAAACCAAAGGAGAGCAAGCCTCCACGGGGCTTGTTCACAATGTCCTCGATCGTGCCATAGGCCACGGTATACATCTCTTCGGGCAGTACATCGGCGATGAAGTCGAGGATGCTCTCACCCAGGTCCAGCGACAGGATGCTGGGGATGTAGGGGATGAGCGTGAAGAGGAAGATGATCGTTGGAAAGGTGGCCAGCGTAAAGTTGAAGGCCATGTACGAGGCGCGCTTGGTGATCGAGTCCAGGCGCAGCTCCCCTATCAGCACATCGGCCACATCATATACCGAAAACTTGCCATTGTTGAACCGCCACCGTTTGAGGAAAACGATGAACTTGCGGTAGGCGCGGCGGCGCTTCAGGTATTGCTGGTTCAGCCTCATTAACTAAAATACGGATCTAACTTCTCGTGTATGAGCGCGGGGATCTCCGTTGGGCGGCCTGACTTCATGTCCACAAACACCATCAACGTTTCGCCTATGGTTAGCAGCGTGCCCTCTTCGTTTAACACCTCGTACTCAAACTTTATACGTGTGCCGTGCGGCCTGCTTTTTACAAACAGCTTGATCGTGAGCAGGTCATCATACTTGGCAGGGCGGATAAACTTGCTCTTCAGCTCCAAGACCGGCATCATGGTACCCGTGGCCTCCATCTCTTTATACTCTATACCCAGGCGGCGGAAAACTTCGGTACGGGTTACCTCAAAATAGGCGGCGTAGTTGCCGTGGTACACGTAGCCCATCTGGTCGGTTTCGGCATAGCGCACGCGTAGCTGTATGTCGGATGCAAACATAGTTTTATTGTTGATTGCTAATAGTTGATTGTTTGAATACTATACGAGAGACTTTATTTTTATTATTGAAAAGTATAAAACCACCATCGGAGGCACAAATTTATACTTCATCTGGTCTCCAACAATTAGCAATTAACAACCAACAATTAAGCTTACCTCATAATATTCCGCTCGTTCAGGGCGCGGTGGAAGCGGCGCGCGTTGGCTTGGTGCTCGGCCACGGTGGTAGCGAAGGCGTGGTAGCCGGAGAAATCCTCCCGGGCGCAGAAGTACAGGTAGCTGTGCTCCTCCGGATTCAGCACAGCATCGATGCTGGAGATAACCGGCACATTGATGGGGCCGGGCGGCAGCCCTTTATACTTATAGGTGTTGTAAGGCGAGTCGTGCACCAGGTGCTTGTTGAGCACGCGGCGGATCGTAAAATCGCCCACGGCAAACACAACGGTAGGGTCGGCCTGCAGCAGCATGCCGCGCTGCAGGCGGTTCAAATACACGCCGGCCACGCGCGGCTTCTCGTCGCTCTTCAGCGTCTCGGCCTGCACAATGGAGGCCAGCGTGGATACCTGCTGCGGCGTCAGCCCCAGCTTCTCGGCCTTAGCTCTGCGCTCTTCTGTCCAGAACCTGTCATACTCTTTCTTCATGCGCTCCATCAGCTCCGGCGCCGTTATCGTCCAGTACACCTGGTAGGTGTTGGGGATGAACATGCTCACGATGTTGGTGGTGTCGAAGCCGAAGGTCTGCAGGTAGGCTGGGTCGTTTAGCAGGCTGTCCAGTTCCTGCTCGCTTGCTTCCAGGTCAGCAGCCAGCTTAGTGGCCAGCTGGCTGCGCAGGCGCACGTTGCTGAACGTGAGGTTAAGCGGGGTTTGCTCGCCCAGGCGCAGCACCCCGATCAGCTGGCGGTTGTTCCAGCCATGCTCCAGTTTGTAGCGGCCGGGCTTCACGAGCTTGTCGTAATCCATCAGTTTGGACATAAAGCGCAGCGAGAGCCTGTCGATGATCACGCCGCTTGCCTCCACGGAGTCCATGGCTTGCTTATAGGTCGCTCCTGTCGGGATGAGCACATACACATCACGTTCCTTGGTGTCCACGTTCATGGTGTACATGATCTGGTAGGCATAGTAGGAGAAGCTCACAAACAGGAACATGCCTAAGGCTATCAGGCTGGGCACCAGCCTGCTCTTTTTCTTGCGCTTCCGCTTTGCAATCGGGTTATTGACTTCGTTGGCCATAGTGTAAGTAAAAGGCGCGGACAAGGTTTTAGGTTCCGCCACCTTATTTTGAGGCCTCAAAAATAGCACATCCGCAGCTAATTAAGAATGCTCGGCCGCTAAAATGCCTTTTATACTTGCCTAAAGCATAGACCTGACCGCAGTTACAAGTATAAATCCTGCAAGGGGTGCTGCAACGGCACTTTGTTAACGGAATCTGGGAGCCGGCTATTTTATCCTCGCCGGGGCAATGTTGCAACATCACCTCCCCCATATCCAAAAAATACCACAACTGTACCGTAATTAGCGCCAGAGTTTATAAATTTGAGGAAACTAACCTAAAAGCTGTACATACATTTATACCCATAATATGGCAGGAGACATCAGACAGGCCCAGATCCAAACCCTTGAGCGCAAAAACGCCGAAGCCCTTCTTGGCGGTGGGAAGGAAAGAATTGAGGCTCAGCACAAGAAAGGCAAACTGACAGCCCGTGAGCGCATTCACCTCCTCATGGACGAAGGCTCTTTCGAGGAGATCGGCAAGTTCGTGATGCATCGCTCCAAAGACTTTGGCCTCGACAAGCAGTACTTCCTGGGCGATGGCGTGGTAACCGGCTACGGCACCATCAATGGCCGTCTGGTGTATGTGTTCTCGCAGGATTTTACCGTGCTGGGCGGCTCGCTGTCTGAGACTCATGCCGAGAAGATCGTGAAGATTATGGAGCTAGCCATGAAGAACGGTGCTCCGGTCATCGGCCTCAACGACTCCGGTGGGGCGCGAATACAGGAGGGTGTGGTGTCGCTGGGTGGCTATGCTGATATCTTCTACCGCAACACGCTCGCCTCCGGCGTCATCCCGCAGATCTCGGCCATCATGGGCCCATGCGCGGGCGGCGCTGTCTACTCCCCCGCCATCACCGACTTTATCATGATGGTGGAAGACACGTCTTACATGTTCGTGACCGGCCCTAACGTGGTGAAGACGGTAACGCACGAGGAGGTGACCTCCGAGGAGCTGGGCGGCGCCAGCACCCACAGCACCAAGAGCGGCGTAACGCACTTCTCCTGCGCCAACGAGGTAGAGTGCATCACCTATATCAAAACCCTTTTGAGCTACATCCCGCAGAACTGCGAGGAGTTGCCCCCATCGCTGCCATACGAGCCGCAGGCCGACGAAACCCGCGAGGTGCTCGACACCATCATCCCCGAGAATCCGAACCAGCCGTACGATATCCGCGAGGTGATCGAGGGCATTATCGATGCTGATTCTTTCTTTGAGGTGCACAAGAACTTCGGGGAGAACATCGTAGTAGGCTTTGCCCGACTGGGTGGCCGCAGCATTGGCATTGTGGGCAACCAACCTGCCGTGCTGGCCGGCGTGCTCGATATTAACGCCAGCACCAAAGCCGCCCGCTTCGTGCGCTTCTGCGACAGCTTCAACGTTCCGCTTCTAGTTCTAGAGGACGTCCCGGGCTTTTTGCCGGGTACCGACCAGGAGTGGCGCGGCATCATCACCAACGGTGCTAAGCTGCTCTATGCCTTCTGCGAGGCTACGGTTCCGCGTATCACCGTGATTACGCGCAAAGCTTACGGCGGCGCCTACGATGTAATGAACTCCAAGCATATTGGGGCCGACATGAACTTTGCCTGGCCGACAGCCGAGATCGCCGTCATGGGCGCGCAGGGCGCTGCTGAGATCATCTTTAAGCGCGAGATTGCGCAGGCAGAGGATCCGGAGGCCAAGCTGGCCGAGAAGGTACAGGAGTACAAGGAGAAGTTCGCCACACCGTACCGCGCCGCGCACCGCGGCTTCATCGACGAGGTGATCATGCCGTCGGAAACAAGGGCCAAATTGATAAAGGCGTTTAAGATGTTGGAAAACAAGGCAGTAACGCTGCCACGCAAGAAGCACGGAAACATTCCGTTGTAATTATTACTTATACTACACTTTGGCCTTTGCGTAAGGATAAGCTTTAACGATGCGCGGGCCTCTATGAAATCAGACACTAACTAAACCACCATCACCTTACATGAGACAAGAATCTTTTGATTTTCTACAGAAATACCTGAACAACTCCTCCCCCACCGGCTTCGAGTCGGAGGGCCAGAAACTGTGGCTGGAGTATGTAAAGCCATACATTGACGAATATTTTGTTGATACCTACGGCACCGTGGTAGGCGTTATCAACCCACAGGCCGAATATAAAGTAGTGATTGAGGCCCATGCCGACGAGATCAGCTGGTTTGTGAACTACATCACACCGGAAGGCTACATTTACCTGAAGCGCAACGGTGGTTCCGATGCTCTGATTGCCCCATCTAAAAGGGTAAATATTTATACTGCCAAAGGTGTGGTGAAGGCGGTATTCGGCTGGCCGGCCATACATGTGCGCAAGGTGGAGAACGACAAAGCTCCGACCATCGAAACCGTGTTCCTGGACTGCGGCGCCAGCAACCGTGAGGAAGTGGAGAAAATGGGCATCCACGTGGGCTGCGTAGCTACGTTTGAAGACGAGTTCACCGTAATGAACGACCGCTACTATGTGGGTCGTGCGCTGGATAACCGCATCGGGGGCTTTATGATTGCCGAGGTGGCACGCCAGCTTAAAGAAAATGGCAACCAGCTGCCTTTCGGGCTTTACATCGTGAACTCGGTGCAGGAAGAGATTGGCCTGCGTGGCGCCGAGATGATTGCGCACCGCATCAAGCCGGACGTGGCCATCATCACCGACGTAACCCACGACACGCAGTCGCCGATGTATGATAAGAAGAACAGCGGCGACATCCACTGCGGCAAAGGGCCAGTGATTGCCTACGGCCCGGCTGTGCAGAACAATGTGCGCGACCTGATTATCCGCACCGCGCAAGAGAAGGAGATTCCGTTCCAGCGCTCGGCTGTTTCACGTGCAACCGGCACCGACACCGATGCCTTTGCCTACTCCAACGCCGGCGTGGCTTCTGCCCTTATCTCGCTGCCGCTCAAATACATGCACACCACGGTGGAGACTGTGCATAAAGACGACGTGGACAACGTGATCAAGATGATCTACGAAACCATACTTAAGATTCAGGACAAGCAGGATTTCCGCTACCTGACCTAAGCCATCACTTTTAGCCAAGTGAAAACCCTCGCAGCGCCAACACCTTAAGGCCTGTGAGGGTTTTGTTTTTCTACCCTGTCCTGCGTATGTTCAGGTAACGTTCAACCATTCATACTTTACCACCGTGACTTTCACCGACCAGATGGGCCACCAGATCACGCTGTCGCAGCCGCCGCAGCGCATTGTATCGCTGGTGCCATCCCAAACAGAGCTTCTATTCGACCTGGGCTTAGCCGACCGGGTGGTGGGCGTGACCAAGTTTTGCATCCACCCCAAAGAGCAGATAAAGCAGAAGGCAAAGATCGGCGGCACCAAGAATTTTAATCTCGAAAAGATTGATGACCTGCAGCCCGACCTGATCATCGGCAATAAGGAAGAGAACTATAAGGATGGCATTGAGGCTTTGCAGCAGAAGTATAAGGTATGGATGAGCGATATCTATACCCTGGAGGATGCGCTGGAGATGCTGCGGCAGGTTGGCAGGTTAACAGGCATGGAGGCCAGAGCCACAGAACTGGAGCAAAGTATAAAACAGGGTTTTGAGCAGCTGCAGCCGGTACAGCCAGGCATCAAAACGGCTTACTTTATCTGGCGGAAGCCTTACATGGCCGTGGGCAGCCACAACATCATCGACCACATGCTTGGCCGCTGTGGCTTTATGAACGCCTTTGGCGATTCGGAACGCTACCCGGAGATTTCGCCGGAGCAACTGCAGCGGGCCAATCCACAGCTCATACTTCTATCATCGGAGCCTTATCCCTTTAAAGAAAAGCATGTAGCCGAGTTTCAGGAGCTGTGCCCGCAGGCAAGTATAAAAGTGGTGGACGGCGAGATGTTCAGCTGGTACGGCAGCAGGCTGGCCAAAGCTCCGGCTTATTTGCAGCGGGTAGTGGAGGAGGTAAAAAATCACTATCTTAAATAATCCTCTTTATACTTTACAGCTTTATGGAAGAAGGAACAGGCATTGGTGAAATTTTCATCTATGAAACAGAGGCTGGGCAGGCCGCTATTGATGTTACACTCCAACAGGAAACAGTATGGCTGACGCTAAACCAGCTTTCTGAGTTATTTGGAAGAGATAAGTCTGTTATGTCTCGGCATCTAAAGAATATTTTTCAGTTAGAA is a window of Pontibacter kalidii DNA encoding:
- a CDS encoding DUF4007 family protein, yielding MIIEQDLQTKYTFSGHEKFQCRQLWLKKGYDYLKLNKLFTDEDAVIELGVGKNMVASIRFWLKAFGITDAQDQITEVGELLLNDNGFDEYLEDDASLWLLHYLLVKTSFASTYSLIFNEFRKERQEFNSDNYEAFIKRKSEVVSGLNFNSNTIQNDFDIFKKMYVSSAEDFKNFDDSFIGVLTDLHLVGTVQKEESYDTDKTRKKTRQVLFINNTERENLPVEILLYSILDNPNYSSSISLPALENDFNSPGNIFALSRAGLVSKIQEAQEKYSSDIIYTDHAGIKELQFKRKVDPIDMLTSYYEK
- a CDS encoding acyl-CoA thioesterase codes for the protein MFASDIQLRVRYAETDQMGYVYHGNYAAYFEVTRTEVFRRLGIEYKEMEATGTMMPVLELKSKFIRPAKYDDLLTIKLFVKSRPHGTRIKFEYEVLNEEGTLLTIGETLMVFVDMKSGRPTEIPALIHEKLDPYFS
- a CDS encoding site-specific integrase; its protein translation is MSINFSLLFYLKKPKNYQTGPVPIYLRVTVAGKRAELTTSRSVEPERWISSVGRAIGTKAAAKSLNAYLDNLQAKVYEAHRQLVEAGLPLTAEAIKNKFLGKVEKGKTLVEVFSEHNSKVAALVGDEFAPGTLERYTTSLKHTQEFMQWKYGVEDMEIKDVDHAFVTDYEFYLRSVRKCSNNTAVKYIKNFGKIIRICLANGWISSDPFANYKSKIKTVERVFLSEEELQRLAEKEFPTERLAQVRDIFLFSCFTGLAYVDVQKLRHTDLQKGIDGEQWIYKRRQKTDTPSRIPLLPTALRIINKYRLHPQCLHEGRVLPVPSNQKMNAYLKEISALCGVQKQMTFHTARHTFATTVTLLNGVPMESVSKMLGHTNLRTTQHYAKILDVKVGEDMRVLKKKYN
- a CDS encoding YihY/virulence factor BrkB family protein; its protein translation is MRLNQQYLKRRRAYRKFIVFLKRWRFNNGKFSVYDVADVLIGELRLDSITKRASYMAFNFTLATFPTIIFLFTLIPYIPSILSLDLGESILDFIADVLPEEMYTVAYGTIEDIVNKPRGGLLSFGFLFALVLSTNGIMSLMDAFDKKYHTFYKRTYLRKRLIATILTVVLSMILLTAVAAIFFGQWILDVLVFYEVVTESYTYTLLVILKYVAIVLLFLLATSLIYYFVPAIEDKWPFFSAGAVVATVLIFLVSMAFSLYISAFDTYNKFYGSMGALIGLMIWLDFVSMILILGFEINVSIDTVTKRLVRTPTTHSGKMASIKA
- a CDS encoding phosphoadenosine phosphosulfate reductase family protein, whose product is MAKIRHVLGISGGKDSAALAIYMKDKYPNLDIEYYTSDTGKELDETYQLIENLKIYLGKPIQILKGAEGSHLDPFDHFLQSYGGYLPSSMSRWCTKKLKLEPFEKYVGEDLVVSYVGIRGDEDREGYISRRTNIQSIFPYRQNIWSEDVISKFLKFEIEKAIALADVVDLEKKKADFIDVLAKEVTPRYNQQSKLAELFSQGVKETNYLIFEFLKTTSYPLAKESDFPLLENEEVIVRDDVFRILEESGVGVPSYYKKVEFEVGGKKGQYSRSRSGCYFCFFQQKIEWVWLYEQHPELFQKALEYEKDGYNWNQKESLSELIRPERIKQIKEEYIKRQERATATKSQYLLDILDDSESEGCAACFI
- the mltG gene encoding endolytic transglycosylase MltG encodes the protein MANEVNNPIAKRKRKKKSRLVPSLIALGMFLFVSFSYYAYQIMYTMNVDTKERDVYVLIPTGATYKQAMDSVEASGVIIDRLSLRFMSKLMDYDKLVKPGRYKLEHGWNNRQLIGVLRLGEQTPLNLTFSNVRLRSQLATKLAADLEASEQELDSLLNDPAYLQTFGFDTTNIVSMFIPNTYQVYWTITAPELMERMKKEYDRFWTEERRAKAEKLGLTPQQVSTLASIVQAETLKSDEKPRVAGVYLNRLQRGMLLQADPTVVFAVGDFTIRRVLNKHLVHDSPYNTYKYKGLPPGPINVPVISSIDAVLNPEEHSYLYFCAREDFSGYHAFATTVAEHQANARRFHRALNERNIMR